The region ATATAACAGAAACCAGTCAGTAAATTCTCATCatgtttttttatacatatttatcCATAaatatggcatatatatatatatatatatatattgtgaataGCAAATATCTATTCCGATAGCTATGATATAATTCCTAGTGTTACAGTTTACTATCATTGCTCCTAATTGGCATCACAGTCTCATTCTAATTAACAGAACAGTTCATTAGTGAAGACTTCAAAGTCATTACTGATCTCATTAGTTACAGTCAGCGTTCTGTGTGTGATCCACTGGGCAGAAGTCCCTGACGGCTGCTTCTCTGTCTTACGTTATTCCCTACCGCTAATATAGTTCTATAAAAAGGCCTGTTTATTGGTTGACGTTGACCAGGTCATGGTCCATTTCTAAGTCTGAAGTGTAAATCTCTGTGAAcctaaacaaactttttttaaatggaaaatgTGACCATGCTCTCCCATGTCTACGACTTTGTTCTTTTAGGACTCAAGGAGATGGAGCAGCTGAGATATTTCTACGCTGTGGTTGCACTTGTAATATATCTCAGCACAATCTTCATATCAACATTGGTTGTGTTTGTTGTATGGACAGAACAATCTCTCCATGAACCTATGTACATCTTCATATGTGGACTGGTAGGGAATGCTATAGTTGGAAGTTCAGCATTCCTCCCCAAGTTGGCCATAGACTTGCTCTCCGGATGTGCCACCATCTCTCTGTCCGGATGTCTGACCCAAGGATTCTGTATTCAGAGCTTTAGTTTTGTAGAAATATTAACTTTCACCATCATGGCATATGATAGATACCTGGCTGTTGGTTTTCCATTGAGATACCACTCTCTGATGACCAGTAAGAAGGCCATACTATGCTTGACTACCATCTGGTTGGTGACCTTTATAGGCGCATTGATATGTATCATGTTGGTTGTTAGGTTAACACTATGTGGTAATAGTATCTATAATGTGTACTGTGAAACCATGTCCCTTACCCGATTGTCTTGTGGTAGCACATTCATCAATGACGTTTACGGGACCGTTTATACCTTGCTGGTCCTCGTAGGCTCCTTAATGATTGTGATCTACTGCTACATACGGACATTTCTTGTCTGCCTGAAGATCTCTATGGAAGCCTCCCAGAAAGCCATGCATACACTGGTGACCCACATAATCACTTACTCTTCTTTCATGGCAGCCATGTCATTTGTCACTTTCAGGTATAGGTTGAACATTGGCTCTCTATCTACTGTGACACACGTTATAATCTCACTGGGTGGTATGATTGTTGTCGTCACCATAAATCCTCTAATCTATGGGATAAGGACTAAAGCTTTAAGGGTAAAGATGATTCACACTTTAAAGCATATTGTTCATAAACAAACATTGGGTAAATCCAAGTAATTCTCAGCTTGTGTCGTCTGTCCGATAAGTGAACCCCCAATTTGCTAAATTTTATCTTAACTGTAAGTGTTCACTAGTTCAGGTATTAAAGGATTTGGTTAAAGTATTTGACTTCTTCAGCACTTTGAAATTGAGCTACTTTATAAGTTTTGACTAAAAGTCCCCTTTAGTTTTGGGTATACAGCTCATATGCACATTTATGCCACCATACAACCCTCATGTGGCAGACGCCAGTTGCTCCATCACAGTCCTTCCGACTTCCGCAATCAGCATAAATTTCTGATGGGTTAGGCCCTATTTATTTTATAAAGACCATGGTTCAAGGTTGGTGGAAGTCCCTGCAGTCCTCCACTCTTTATCGGTGCCATTTGGTAACTAACCGTCCAGTTCTAGCTGACAGTCGCCCTAGGGTTTTCTTACGTAGAGTGTTCCTTTAGGCAAttcattctttcaaatcatctgttaAATTCATCTACACTTCCTAAGTTTatataataaagctattttattccAATGTCTTTTCAACGGTCTTTATAAGTCATGTATTATCAGCAGTGTCAGCGTAGTCAGTAGCTCCACCTTAGATGCGTTGTCGGGCGGgaccgtattacacggcccaatctaTGATGTTagtgatctgctagattgaaATGACaggcctctgaagtgacaggctgctcagacaatCACCAGGCAGATGTCAGGAAGGAGAAtgatcaggtaatgtatggacTTTATTATTACTTTACACAGTCACCAGCCGTCGGACACCCACTGCCAATACATGAAGCTATGCGCACTCGGCAGCTGATGATTTAAGGTCCGGACCtcaagacacgatcagccgagggTAAGTATTCGGGGCTGTACCAGGTGGTGGGCGGCTCTGCTCCGGGTGCTGGGGTGAAAGTTTTCCTTAAATTATTACCATCCGCACGCCTCACTGTCTAAACAGGTTGGAGAAagctgctgatagcttcctagtgaccatggggcactgaggaagaaggtatgtctcttaacttCAACCTCTGTGCTGTTCTTGTGCTGTTCTTTGTGAAATATTCTCATACAGAGCTTGGGGGGTGGTAGccctgtccagtgtcggactggggtaccttggcccaccagggaaactgattcttggggcccacccaatatataaagacataatcagcggcaaacctttcacgttagtactgcgactttgcatagagctgtgtatgtgaccagcaacgctagtgcactgccagtcacttaaggccctattccacggaacgattatcgttcgtattcggccgatatcggccgctacggacgataatcgtccggtggaatagagtgcaacgatcagccgacatcgttcatgtcggctgatcgttgcagtcgcttgtttttcaacatgttgaaaaacaagcgactgatatagcagcgatctgctgccgtcactccgttgaataggagcatcggcagcagacgctgctatatcctatgggctgcctgaacgatcagcgatcacccgggcagcccccccccccgcagctccccgctgccccctcccgcactcacccgctcactgtagccacaatgaatagcggcggcagcgagcggggaacgaggagcaaacgagcgctgagagcgctcgttttctcctctaaacgacctgtggaataggggcattatacagttgttactgatttatgcagttgtggtaaaactgcaccatttatgtagaaactttaatgaaattccaacaatattgctgtaaaaacacataaaaaatgtcatgtgtgaacacagcctcagaagatgaaggaaaaatgaccatctagtctgctcctctattacaatctccagcaaaggagacccatgactgtttattctagcctcaccataaggtgttgggctggaataagactttaaaggaccatcatcaaaggcatatcagtggtcagtgtgtgaacatggctttaaaatgtaatctgccattttatacatctactagtagaagagagagaacaccatgcggcgcacatagcttattactgcagaacaaatgtgtgtaagtggctaaacttgctgctcaccttgggcggtcatgctacaagcccaataccgccagtcactttagcggtggtttgtacaccttgatgccgcttgcagccctttcaacggaaccaggagacttggtacaataattcagcagcgaagacagcagcaaagtagtcaaaaatcttgtgactttattcactccctcttgtgcaatgttttgccttactcagagctaaaacgaaacatcgcgctagagggtgtgaataaaatcacaagaatttttactactttagtgctgcctctgctgctgctccggagggggtgcagtctggtgaggggggcattatcctacctatcactgatactgctgctccggagggggtgcagtctggtgaggggggcattatcctacctatcactgatactgctgctccggagggggtgcagtctggtgaggggggcataatcctacctatcactgatactgctgctccggagggggtgcagtctggtgaggggggcattatcctacctatcactgatattactgctgctgctccggagggggtgcagtctggtgagggggggcataatcctatcactgatactactgctccggagggggtgcagtctggtgaggggagcattatcctacctatcactgatactactgctccggaggaggtgcagtctggtgagggggtattatcctacctatcactgatactactgctccggaggaggtgcagtctggtgagggggccattatcctacctatcactgatattactgctgctgctccggagggggtgcagtctggtgagggggtattatcctacctgtcactgatactgatgctgctccggagggggtgcagtctggttagggggggggataatcctacctatcactgatactgctgctccagagggggtgcagtctggtgaggaggtattatactacctatcactgatactactgctccggagggggtgcagtctggtgagggggtattatcctacctatcactgataccaCTGCTCtggaggaggtgcagtctggtgagggggggcataatcctacctatcactgatactgctgctccggagggggtgcagtctggtgaggggggcataatcctacctatcactgatactactgctgctgctccggagggggtgcagtctggtgagggggtattatcccacttgtgtctgctgcttatatctttatttttgagtcggtacaatagttgagaagaagtttgcactctggaggtcccagttgtgcaggagatccgtgaggcttgggcgctgatcggctgagtcaggattctcacatcacagatgataggagttgtagtagacgtaggagtaagacaaatcaatggataatgtgtttctaagggaatcctcaatagatctgatgatctcatctgatgaaacccgtcatccattgattaaagtcttactgttatagctactacaacacctatcatctttgatgtgagaatcctcagctgatcagagcccaagcctcacggatctcctgcacaactggacctccaaagtgtgaacttctcatcacatacatacagtatacatatatacacaaatagacatactgcagacatacatacagtatacatatatacacaaatagacatactgcagacatacatactgtatacatatatacacaaatagacatactgcagacatacacactgtatacatgtatacacaaatagacatactgcagacatacatacagtatacatatatacacaaatagacatactgcagacatacacactgtatacatatatacacaaatagacatactgcagacatacatacagtatacatatatacacaaatagacatactgcagccatacacacagtatacatatatacacaaatagacatactgcagacatacacaaacatgcagacacaacacaccttacatatatacatctaatcatactaacacacacagactcaccaacatggatacacagatacaaaagcatgcagattacacataatatatacactatatacatgataaaaaaaacacacacgcacatatatcactcacatgcataaacacatgacacatgtacagatacACACTGATGACaaagatagacaagtata is a window of Dendropsophus ebraccatus isolate aDenEbr1 chromosome 5, aDenEbr1.pat, whole genome shotgun sequence DNA encoding:
- the LOC138794082 gene encoding olfactory receptor 5AC2-like, with product MLSHVYDFVLLGLKEMEQLRYFYAVVALVIYLSTIFISTLVVFVVWTEQSLHEPMYIFICGLVGNAIVGSSAFLPKLAIDLLSGCATISLSGCLTQGFCIQSFSFVEILTFTIMAYDRYLAVGFPLRYHSLMTSKKAILCLTTIWLVTFIGALICIMLVVRLTLCGNSIYNVYCETMSLTRLSCGSTFINDVYGTVYTLLVLVGSLMIVIYCYIRTFLVCLKISMEASQKAMHTLVTHIITYSSFMAAMSFVTFRYRLNIGSLSTVTHVIISLGGMIVVVTINPLIYGIRTKALRVKMIHTLKHIVHKQTLGKSK